Proteins encoded in a region of the Acidobacteriota bacterium genome:
- a CDS encoding SulP family inorganic anion transporter: MTESVAKRSLAPSTFGADMLASIVVVLVALPLCMGIAIASGLPPALGLVTGIIGGVLVGSIAGSPLQVSGPAAGLAVIVYEIVQEHGLDTFGIIILLAGIIQAGAGLLRFGQWFRAVSPAVINGMLAGIGILIFSSQFHVMVDDKPRSSGIANLISIPESVWKGISPLDGSTHHLAAAIGVLTIIVILFWNTFAKKIKMVPAPLVAVITAVIVAAVMKLDVKYVQIPGSFLDILNVPSLESVKSITHFPIFLASVSVAFIASAETLLSASAVDKMHSGVRTNYDRELFAQGIGNAICGMLGALPMTGVIVRSAANVEAGAKTRLSTILHGIWLLVFVLCFPWLLEKIPTASLAAILVFTGYKLVNPTKMKEILTYGRSEFAIYLVTVIAIVATNLLEGVLIGLGMSIAKLIYVFTHLDSRLEVTDGGKHARLTMRGSATFIMLPKLAALLDQVPPGAELQVHFESLDYIDHACLDLLMDWEKQHESTGGEMCIEWDELEAKFHRRRPEWSKTPDRVAKSESDPDKELAVNK; encoded by the coding sequence ATGACTGAAAGTGTAGCCAAACGAAGCTTGGCACCGTCAACTTTTGGCGCCGATATGCTGGCATCTATTGTCGTGGTGCTGGTGGCCTTACCCTTGTGTATGGGAATTGCCATCGCTTCTGGGCTTCCCCCGGCACTTGGGTTGGTAACTGGAATTATTGGTGGCGTACTGGTCGGATCAATTGCTGGCTCGCCATTACAGGTGAGCGGACCGGCGGCTGGTTTAGCCGTCATTGTCTATGAAATTGTTCAGGAACACGGGCTTGATACCTTTGGCATTATTATATTGCTGGCTGGTATCATCCAGGCGGGCGCGGGTTTGCTGCGGTTTGGCCAGTGGTTTCGGGCCGTGTCCCCGGCGGTGATCAACGGGATGCTGGCGGGAATTGGGATTTTGATTTTTTCCAGTCAATTTCACGTGATGGTTGATGACAAGCCCCGATCCAGCGGAATTGCAAACCTGATCTCCATTCCTGAATCGGTATGGAAGGGGATTTCCCCCCTGGATGGCTCGACACATCACCTGGCTGCCGCCATCGGCGTGCTGACCATCATCGTCATTTTGTTTTGGAACACCTTCGCGAAAAAAATCAAAATGGTTCCAGCCCCGCTGGTGGCGGTGATTACAGCCGTGATTGTCGCCGCGGTGATGAAGCTGGATGTGAAATATGTTCAAATTCCAGGGAGTTTTCTCGACATCCTCAACGTGCCCTCATTGGAATCGGTCAAAAGCATTACCCACTTTCCTATTTTTCTGGCCAGCGTTTCAGTGGCGTTTATTGCCAGTGCGGAAACCCTGTTGAGTGCCTCGGCGGTTGATAAAATGCACTCAGGCGTGAGAACCAACTATGATCGGGAGCTTTTTGCCCAGGGAATTGGAAATGCAATCTGTGGGATGTTGGGGGCGTTACCCATGACCGGGGTGATTGTTCGAAGTGCCGCGAATGTGGAAGCCGGTGCCAAAACTCGATTGTCCACGATTTTACACGGCATCTGGTTGCTGGTGTTTGTCCTGTGTTTTCCGTGGTTGCTTGAGAAAATCCCAACCGCCAGTTTAGCCGCGATTCTGGTGTTTACCGGGTATAAACTGGTCAACCCCACGAAAATGAAAGAGATATTGACCTATGGGCGAAGCGAGTTTGCCATCTATCTGGTGACTGTGATCGCGATTGTGGCAACCAATTTGTTGGAAGGCGTCCTGATTGGGTTGGGGATGTCAATTGCCAAGCTCATCTATGTCTTTACCCATCTCGATTCACGACTTGAGGTGACTGATGGTGGCAAACACGCCCGGTTGACCATGCGGGGGAGCGCCACTTTTATCATGCTTCCGAAACTGGCCGCCTTGCTTGACCAGGTTCCCCCTGGTGCTGAGCTGCAGGTTCATTTCGAGTCGCTTGATTACATTGACCATGCCTGTCTCGACCTGTTGATGGATTGGGAAAAACAGCACGAGTCAACTGGTGGGGAAATGTGTATTGAGTGGGATGAACTCGAAGCCAAATTCCACCGCCGCCGACCTGAATGGTCAAAAACTCCTGATCGTGTGGCAAAATCTGAGAGTGATCCGGATAAAGAACTGGCGGTCAATAAATAA
- a CDS encoding AAA family ATPase, which yields MDLFQAQRAKDIEAESPLAARMRPRTLEEFIGQEHILGEGKLLRRAIQADQLSSLIFSGPPGTGKTTLARIIANSTRAAFTSINAVLAGVKEIRDAVSAAQERRAYQGQRTILFVDEVHRFNKAQQDALLPWVENGTVIFIGATTENPYFEVNKALVSRSRIFQLRSLTEDDLRKIALRALQDSDHGYGKVNVQLAEAALEHLVNVANGDARALYNALELAVETTQPDVEGIIHITLAVAEESIQQRAVLYDKEGDAHFDTISAFIKSLRGSDPDAALYWLAKMVYAGEDPRFLLRRMLILACEDVGMADPQALGVITACADAFDRVGLPEGRYHLAHAALYLATAPKSNSSMGFFDALAAVEREMEDEVPTHLKDPNRDRKGFGHGEGYLYPHAYRDHWVKQQYLPDKLQGQFYYQPSDQGYEARIREQVLKKREDMTRQEHQKSNEMTPSPRPGTQQK from the coding sequence ATGGACCTTTTTCAGGCTCAACGCGCCAAAGATATTGAAGCTGAATCTCCACTGGCTGCCCGCATGCGGCCCCGCACCCTCGAAGAATTCATTGGCCAGGAACATATTTTGGGAGAAGGAAAATTACTCCGGCGGGCCATCCAGGCCGACCAGCTTTCCTCGTTAATTTTTTCTGGGCCGCCTGGAACTGGAAAAACCACGCTGGCGCGGATTATCGCTAATTCCACCCGGGCGGCTTTTACCTCAATCAATGCCGTTTTGGCCGGAGTAAAAGAAATTCGGGATGCGGTGTCCGCTGCCCAGGAACGCCGGGCCTATCAAGGCCAGCGCACCATTTTGTTTGTGGATGAAGTCCACCGATTTAATAAAGCCCAGCAGGATGCCTTACTTCCCTGGGTCGAAAACGGGACCGTGATTTTTATCGGGGCAACCACTGAGAACCCTTATTTTGAAGTAAACAAAGCACTTGTGAGTCGGTCCCGAATTTTTCAATTGCGATCTTTAACTGAAGATGACCTGCGAAAAATCGCACTGAGGGCACTTCAGGACTCTGATCACGGGTATGGAAAGGTGAATGTCCAGCTTGCTGAAGCGGCACTTGAGCACCTGGTCAATGTTGCTAACGGGGACGCCAGAGCCTTATACAATGCACTGGAACTGGCGGTTGAAACGACTCAACCAGATGTTGAGGGGATCATTCACATCACGCTGGCAGTGGCCGAAGAATCCATTCAACAGCGGGCAGTGCTCTATGACAAAGAAGGGGACGCCCATTTTGACACCATCAGCGCTTTTATTAAGAGTTTGCGTGGTTCTGACCCTGATGCCGCTCTCTACTGGCTGGCCAAAATGGTGTATGCCGGTGAGGATCCCCGATTTTTACTCCGGCGAATGCTGATTCTGGCCTGTGAAGACGTCGGCATGGCAGATCCACAGGCACTGGGGGTCATAACAGCCTGTGCCGATGCCTTTGACCGGGTTGGATTGCCTGAAGGCCGGTATCATCTTGCCCACGCCGCGCTCTATCTGGCAACCGCCCCGAAATCAAACAGTTCAATGGGTTTTTTTGATGCGCTGGCCGCAGTTGAGCGTGAAATGGAAGATGAAGTGCCAACCCATCTCAAAGACCCAAACCGTGATCGGAAAGGATTTGGACATGGGGAAGGATATCTCTATCCTCATGCCTACCGTGACCATTGGGTAAAACAACAATACCTGCCGGATAAGTTACAGGGACAATTTTATTACCAGCCTTCTGATCAAGGGTACGAAGCCCGCATTCGTGAGCAGGTTCTCAAAAAACGTGAGGATATGACCAGGCAAGAACATCAAAAATCAAACGAGATGACCCCGTCTCCGCGACCTGGAACCCAGCAAAAATGA